The following proteins are co-located in the Peromyscus maniculatus bairdii isolate BWxNUB_F1_BW_parent chromosome 23, HU_Pman_BW_mat_3.1, whole genome shotgun sequence genome:
- the Sun1 gene encoding SUN domain-containing protein 1 isoform X22, translating into MSRRSLRLVTTAAYSSGDSQAVDLHVSTSRATPSKEKETRTVKQRRSASKPAFSINHLSGKGVSSSASHDSSCSLRNAAVLRHPVLDESLIREQTKVDHFWGLDDDGDLKGGNKAATQGNGELAAEVTASNGYTCRDCRMLSARTDALTAQSATHGTTSRVYSRDRTLKQRGASFYLDRTLWLAKYTSSSFASFVVQLFQVVLMKLSFESETYKLKGYESRAYESQSYETKSHGSEAHLGHCGRMTAGELSRVDGESLWKAASGIFWWLGSGWYQFVTLISWLNVFLLTRCLRNICKVFVLLLPLLLLLGAGLSLWGQGNFLSLLPVLNWTAMQPAQRVGEPESVHRPDPLPPSPPLKVDYEASPRPQESDMGQKVASLSVQCHNHEGRLAELTILLQKLQMRVDQVDDGREGLSLWVKDVVGQHLQEMGTTEPLGAKTDFMTFHRDHEVRLSNLEDILRKLTEKSEAIQKELEESKLRAGSRAEEQPLLDRVQHLELELNLLKSQLSDWQHLRTSCEQADARIQETVKLMFSEDQHDSSLEWLLQKLSSRFVSKDEVQLLLQDLELKVLQNITHHITVTGQPPTSEVIMSAMNEAGISGITEAQVHIIVNNALKLYSQDKTGMVDFALESGGGSILSTRCSETYETKTALLSLFGIPLWYFSQSPRVVIQPDIYPGNCWAFKGSQGYLVVRLSMRIYPTTFTMEHIPKTLSPAGNISSAPRDFAVYGLETEYQEEGQPLGRFTYDQEGDSLQMFHTLERPDQAFQIVELRVLSNWGHPEYTCLYRFRVHGEPVQ; encoded by the exons ATGTCCCGCCGCAGCTTGCGCCTGGTCACAACAGCAGCGTATAGCAGTGGGGACAGCCAGGCTGTTGACTTGCACGTCAGCACCAGCAGGGCCACCCCCTCCAAGGAGAAAGAAACCAG GACAGTCAAACAGCGCAGAAGCGCAAGCAAGCCAGCTTTTAGTATCAACCACCTGTCAGGGAAGGGAGTGTCCTCCAGCGCCAGCCATGACAGCTCTTGCAGCCTGCGGAATGCCGCGGTGCTTCGGCATCCTGTGCTAGATGAGTCTCTGATTCGCGAGCAGACCAAAGTGGACCACTTCTGGG gTCTTGACGATGATGGCGACCTTAAAG GTGGAAATAAAGCTGCCACTCAGGGAAACGGTGAACTGGCAGCCGAGGTGACAGCCAGCAATGGATACACCTGCCGTGACTGCAGGATGCTCTCAGCGCGCACTGATGCACTCACGGCCCAGTCTGCTACCCATGGGACCACCTCGAGGGTTTACTCCAGAGACAGAACTCTAAAACAGC GCGGTGCATCCTTTTACCTGGATAGGACTCTGTGGCTGGCCAAGTACACCTCCTCATCCTTTGCATCATTCGTAGTTCAACTTTTTCAAGTGGTTTTAATGAAGCTCAGTTTTGAATCAGAAACTTACAAATTGAAAGGCTATGAATCCAGAGCTTATGAATCACAAAGCTATGAGACAAAGAGCCATGGGTCAGaag CCCATCTCGGTCACTGTGGGAGGATGACTGCCGGAGAGCTTTCCAGAGTGGACGGGGAGTCCCTGT GGAAGGCAGCCTCTGGAATCTTCTGGTGGCTAGGGAGTGGATGGTACCAATTTGTTACTTTGATTTCTTGGCTGAATGTGTTTCTTCTTACCAG GTGCCTTCGAAATATTTGCAAGGTTTTTGTCTTGCTCCTTCCACTCCTACTTTTACTAG GTGCTGGTCTCTCCCTATGGGGTCAGGGCAACTTCCTCTCACTCCTACCAGTGCTGAACTGGACGGCCATGCAGCCAGCACAGAGGGTGGGCGAGCCCGAGAGTGTGCACAGACCTGaccctcttccccccagcccacctctgaAG GTTGATTATGAGGCTTCCCCGCGGCCTCAAGAGAGTGACATGGGACAGAAAGTAGCCTCTTTGAGTGTGCAGTGCCACAACCACGAAGGGAGACTGGCAGAGCTGACGATCCTGCTTCAGAAGCTCCAGATGCGGGTGGACCAGGTGGACGATGGCAGGGAAGGGCTGTCCCTGTGGGTCAAGGATGTAGTTGGACAGCACCTGCAGGAGATGGGCACCACAGAACCACTCGGTGCTAAG ACTGACTTCATGACTTTTCACCGTGACCATGAAGTACGTCTCTCCAACTTGGAAGATATTCTTAGAAAACTGACAGAGAAATCTGAG GCTATCCAGAAGGAGctggaagaaagcaagctgagagcAGGCAG CAGGGCTGAAGAGCAGCCCCTCCTAGACCGTGTGCAGCACCTAGAACTGGAACTGAACCTGCTGAAGTCACAGCTGTCGGACTGGCAGCATCTGAGGACCAGCTGTGAGCAG GCCGATGCCCGCATCCAGGAGACTGTGAAACTCATGTTCTCTGAGGATCAGCACGACAGCTCCCTCGAGTGGCTGTTGCAGAAGCTTTCTTCTCGGTTCGTGAGCAAGGATGAGGTGCAGCTGCTTTTGCAGGACCTTGAGCTGAAAGTGCTGCAGAATATCACACACCACATCACAGTGACGGGACAGCCGCCGACATCTGAGGTCATCATGTCTGCCATGAACGAGGCAGGGATTTCAGGAATCACGGAAGCG CAAGTGCACATCATTGTGAACAATGCTCTGAAGCTGTACTCCCAAGACAAGACTGGGATGGTGGACTTTGCTCTGGAGTCTGGAG GTGGCAGCATCCTGAGCACTCGGTGCTCCGAGACCTATGAGACCAAGACGGCACTGCTGAGTCTGTTTGGGATCCCGCTGTGGTACTTCTCGCAGTCACCTCGTGTGGTGATCCAG CCCGACATCTACCCAGGGAATTGCTGGGCATTCAAAGGCTCTCAGGGGTATCTGGTGGTGCGGTTGTCCATGAGGATCTATCCAACCACGTTCACCATGGAGCACATTCCAAAGACGCTGTCACCCGCTGGTAACATCTCCAGTGCCCCCAGAGACTTCGCAGTCTAT GGACTGGAAACAGAGTATCAGGAAGAGGGGCAGCCTCTGGGACGGTTTACCTATGACCAGGAAGGAGACTCACTCCAGATGTTCCACACACTG GAAAGGCCTGACCAAGCCTTCCAGATAGTAGAGCTCCGGGTCCTATCCAACTGGGGCCACCCTGAGTACACCTGCCTCTACCGCTTCCGAGTCCATGGAGAACCTGTCCAGTAG
- the Sun1 gene encoding SUN domain-containing protein 1 isoform X17 has translation MSRRSLRLVTTAAYSSGDSQAVDLHVSTSRATPSKEKETRTVKQRRSASKPAFSINHLSGKGVSSSASHDSSCSLRNAAVLRHPVLDESLIREQTKVDHFWGLDDDGDLKGGNKAATQGNGELAAEVTASNGYTCRDCRMLSARTDALTAQSATHGTTSRVYSRDRTLKQRGASFYLDRTLWLAKYTSSSFASFVVQLFQVVLMKLSFESETYKLKGYESRAYESQSYETKSHGSEAHLGHCGRMTAGELSRVDGESLCDLLVRALHRTRAAGWSVAEAMWSMLWLAVTAPGKAASGIFWWLGSGWYQFVTLISWLNVFLLTRCLRNICKVFVLLLPLLLLLGAGLSLWGQGNFLSLLPVLNWTAMQPAQRVGEPESVHRPDPLPPSPPLKVDYEASPRPQESDMGQKVASLSVQCHNHEGRLAELTILLQKLQMRVDQVDDGREGLSLWVKDVVGQHLQEMGTTEPLGAKTDFMTFHRDHEVRLSNLEDILRKLTEKSEAIQKELEESKLRAGSRAEEQPLLDRVQHLELELNLLKSQLSDWQHLRTSCEQADARIQETVKLMFSEDQHDSSLEWLLQKLSSRFVSKDEVQLLLQDLELKVLQNITHHITVTGQPPTSEVIMSAMNEAGISGITEAQVHIIVNNALKLYSQDKTGMVDFALESGGGSILSTRCSETYETKTALLSLFGIPLWYFSQSPRVVIQPDIYPGNCWAFKGSQGYLVVRLSMRIYPTTFTMEHIPKTLSPAGNISSAPRDFAVYGLETEYQEEGQPLGRFTYDQEGDSLQMFHTLERPDQAFQIVELRVLSNWGHPEYTCLYRFRVHGEPVQ, from the exons ATGTCCCGCCGCAGCTTGCGCCTGGTCACAACAGCAGCGTATAGCAGTGGGGACAGCCAGGCTGTTGACTTGCACGTCAGCACCAGCAGGGCCACCCCCTCCAAGGAGAAAGAAACCAG GACAGTCAAACAGCGCAGAAGCGCAAGCAAGCCAGCTTTTAGTATCAACCACCTGTCAGGGAAGGGAGTGTCCTCCAGCGCCAGCCATGACAGCTCTTGCAGCCTGCGGAATGCCGCGGTGCTTCGGCATCCTGTGCTAGATGAGTCTCTGATTCGCGAGCAGACCAAAGTGGACCACTTCTGGG gTCTTGACGATGATGGCGACCTTAAAG GTGGAAATAAAGCTGCCACTCAGGGAAACGGTGAACTGGCAGCCGAGGTGACAGCCAGCAATGGATACACCTGCCGTGACTGCAGGATGCTCTCAGCGCGCACTGATGCACTCACGGCCCAGTCTGCTACCCATGGGACCACCTCGAGGGTTTACTCCAGAGACAGAACTCTAAAACAGC GCGGTGCATCCTTTTACCTGGATAGGACTCTGTGGCTGGCCAAGTACACCTCCTCATCCTTTGCATCATTCGTAGTTCAACTTTTTCAAGTGGTTTTAATGAAGCTCAGTTTTGAATCAGAAACTTACAAATTGAAAGGCTATGAATCCAGAGCTTATGAATCACAAAGCTATGAGACAAAGAGCCATGGGTCAGaag CCCATCTCGGTCACTGTGGGAGGATGACTGCCGGAGAGCTTTCCAGAGTGGACGGGGAGTCCCTGT GTGACCTCTTGGTTCGAGCACTACACAGGACCAGAGCTGCTGGGTGGTCTGTGGCTGAGGCCATGTGGTCGATGCTCTGGCTGGCTGTCACTGCTCCAG GGAAGGCAGCCTCTGGAATCTTCTGGTGGCTAGGGAGTGGATGGTACCAATTTGTTACTTTGATTTCTTGGCTGAATGTGTTTCTTCTTACCAG GTGCCTTCGAAATATTTGCAAGGTTTTTGTCTTGCTCCTTCCACTCCTACTTTTACTAG GTGCTGGTCTCTCCCTATGGGGTCAGGGCAACTTCCTCTCACTCCTACCAGTGCTGAACTGGACGGCCATGCAGCCAGCACAGAGGGTGGGCGAGCCCGAGAGTGTGCACAGACCTGaccctcttccccccagcccacctctgaAG GTTGATTATGAGGCTTCCCCGCGGCCTCAAGAGAGTGACATGGGACAGAAAGTAGCCTCTTTGAGTGTGCAGTGCCACAACCACGAAGGGAGACTGGCAGAGCTGACGATCCTGCTTCAGAAGCTCCAGATGCGGGTGGACCAGGTGGACGATGGCAGGGAAGGGCTGTCCCTGTGGGTCAAGGATGTAGTTGGACAGCACCTGCAGGAGATGGGCACCACAGAACCACTCGGTGCTAAG ACTGACTTCATGACTTTTCACCGTGACCATGAAGTACGTCTCTCCAACTTGGAAGATATTCTTAGAAAACTGACAGAGAAATCTGAG GCTATCCAGAAGGAGctggaagaaagcaagctgagagcAGGCAG CAGGGCTGAAGAGCAGCCCCTCCTAGACCGTGTGCAGCACCTAGAACTGGAACTGAACCTGCTGAAGTCACAGCTGTCGGACTGGCAGCATCTGAGGACCAGCTGTGAGCAG GCCGATGCCCGCATCCAGGAGACTGTGAAACTCATGTTCTCTGAGGATCAGCACGACAGCTCCCTCGAGTGGCTGTTGCAGAAGCTTTCTTCTCGGTTCGTGAGCAAGGATGAGGTGCAGCTGCTTTTGCAGGACCTTGAGCTGAAAGTGCTGCAGAATATCACACACCACATCACAGTGACGGGACAGCCGCCGACATCTGAGGTCATCATGTCTGCCATGAACGAGGCAGGGATTTCAGGAATCACGGAAGCG CAAGTGCACATCATTGTGAACAATGCTCTGAAGCTGTACTCCCAAGACAAGACTGGGATGGTGGACTTTGCTCTGGAGTCTGGAG GTGGCAGCATCCTGAGCACTCGGTGCTCCGAGACCTATGAGACCAAGACGGCACTGCTGAGTCTGTTTGGGATCCCGCTGTGGTACTTCTCGCAGTCACCTCGTGTGGTGATCCAG CCCGACATCTACCCAGGGAATTGCTGGGCATTCAAAGGCTCTCAGGGGTATCTGGTGGTGCGGTTGTCCATGAGGATCTATCCAACCACGTTCACCATGGAGCACATTCCAAAGACGCTGTCACCCGCTGGTAACATCTCCAGTGCCCCCAGAGACTTCGCAGTCTAT GGACTGGAAACAGAGTATCAGGAAGAGGGGCAGCCTCTGGGACGGTTTACCTATGACCAGGAAGGAGACTCACTCCAGATGTTCCACACACTG GAAAGGCCTGACCAAGCCTTCCAGATAGTAGAGCTCCGGGTCCTATCCAACTGGGGCCACCCTGAGTACACCTGCCTCTACCGCTTCCGAGTCCATGGAGAACCTGTCCAGTAG
- the Sun1 gene encoding SUN domain-containing protein 1 isoform X21 — MSRRSLRLVTTAAYSSGDSQAVDLHVSTSRATPSKEKETRTVKQRRSASKPAFSINHLSGKGVSSSASHDSSCSLRNAAVLRHPVLDESLIREQTKVDHFWGLDDDGDLKGGNKAATQGNGELAAEVTASNGYTCRDCRMLSARTDALTAQSATHGTTSRVYSRDRTLKQRGASFYLDRTLWLAKYTSSSFASFVVQLFQVVLMKLSFESETYKLKGYESRAYESQSYETKSHGSEAPSTCVAAHLGHCGRMTAGELSRVDGESLCDDCKGKKYLETHTATHLQLPQPHRVAGAMGRLCTYTGDLLVRALHRTRAAGWSVAEAMWSMLWLAVTAPGKAASGIFWWLGSGWYQFVTLISWLNVFLLTRCLRNICKVFVLLLPLLLLLGAGLSLWGQGNFLSLLPVLNWTAMQPAQRVGEPESVHRPDPLPPSPPLKVDYEASPRPQESDMGQKVASLSVQCHNHEGRLAELTILLQKLQMRVDQVDDGREGLSLWVKDVVGQHLQEMGTTEPLGAKTDFMTFHRDHEVRLSNLEDILRKLTEKSEAIQKELEESKLRAGSRAEEQPLLDRVQHLELELNLLKSQLSDWQHLRTSCEQADARIQETVKLMFSEDQHDSSLEWLLQKLSSRFVSKDEVQLLLQDLELKVLQNITHHITVTGQPPTSEVIMSAMNEAGISGITEAQVHIIVNNALKLYSQDKTGMVDFALESGGGSILSTRCSETYETKTALLSLFGIPLWYFSQSPRVVIQPDIYPGNCWAFKGSQGYLVVRLSMRIYPTTFTMEHIPKTLSPAGNISSAPRDFAVYGLETEYQEEGQPLGRFTYDQEGDSLQMFHTLERPDQAFQIVELRVLSNWGHPEYTCLYRFRVHGEPVQ, encoded by the exons ATGTCCCGCCGCAGCTTGCGCCTGGTCACAACAGCAGCGTATAGCAGTGGGGACAGCCAGGCTGTTGACTTGCACGTCAGCACCAGCAGGGCCACCCCCTCCAAGGAGAAAGAAACCAG GACAGTCAAACAGCGCAGAAGCGCAAGCAAGCCAGCTTTTAGTATCAACCACCTGTCAGGGAAGGGAGTGTCCTCCAGCGCCAGCCATGACAGCTCTTGCAGCCTGCGGAATGCCGCGGTGCTTCGGCATCCTGTGCTAGATGAGTCTCTGATTCGCGAGCAGACCAAAGTGGACCACTTCTGGG gTCTTGACGATGATGGCGACCTTAAAG GTGGAAATAAAGCTGCCACTCAGGGAAACGGTGAACTGGCAGCCGAGGTGACAGCCAGCAATGGATACACCTGCCGTGACTGCAGGATGCTCTCAGCGCGCACTGATGCACTCACGGCCCAGTCTGCTACCCATGGGACCACCTCGAGGGTTTACTCCAGAGACAGAACTCTAAAACAGC GCGGTGCATCCTTTTACCTGGATAGGACTCTGTGGCTGGCCAAGTACACCTCCTCATCCTTTGCATCATTCGTAGTTCAACTTTTTCAAGTGGTTTTAATGAAGCTCAGTTTTGAATCAGAAACTTACAAATTGAAAGGCTATGAATCCAGAGCTTATGAATCACAAAGCTATGAGACAAAGAGCCATGGGTCAGaag CCCCCTCTACATGTGTTGCAGCCCATCTCGGTCACTGTGGGAGGATGACTGCCGGAGAGCTTTCCAGAGTGGACGGGGAGTCCCTGT GTGATGACTGTAAGGGGAAGAAGTACCTTGAGACACACACAGCCACCCACTTGCAACTGCCCCAGCCACACAGGGTGGCAGGGGCCATGGGGCGCCTCTGCACCTACACAG GTGACCTCTTGGTTCGAGCACTACACAGGACCAGAGCTGCTGGGTGGTCTGTGGCTGAGGCCATGTGGTCGATGCTCTGGCTGGCTGTCACTGCTCCAG GGAAGGCAGCCTCTGGAATCTTCTGGTGGCTAGGGAGTGGATGGTACCAATTTGTTACTTTGATTTCTTGGCTGAATGTGTTTCTTCTTACCAG GTGCCTTCGAAATATTTGCAAGGTTTTTGTCTTGCTCCTTCCACTCCTACTTTTACTAG GTGCTGGTCTCTCCCTATGGGGTCAGGGCAACTTCCTCTCACTCCTACCAGTGCTGAACTGGACGGCCATGCAGCCAGCACAGAGGGTGGGCGAGCCCGAGAGTGTGCACAGACCTGaccctcttccccccagcccacctctgaAG GTTGATTATGAGGCTTCCCCGCGGCCTCAAGAGAGTGACATGGGACAGAAAGTAGCCTCTTTGAGTGTGCAGTGCCACAACCACGAAGGGAGACTGGCAGAGCTGACGATCCTGCTTCAGAAGCTCCAGATGCGGGTGGACCAGGTGGACGATGGCAGGGAAGGGCTGTCCCTGTGGGTCAAGGATGTAGTTGGACAGCACCTGCAGGAGATGGGCACCACAGAACCACTCGGTGCTAAG ACTGACTTCATGACTTTTCACCGTGACCATGAAGTACGTCTCTCCAACTTGGAAGATATTCTTAGAAAACTGACAGAGAAATCTGAG GCTATCCAGAAGGAGctggaagaaagcaagctgagagcAGGCAG CAGGGCTGAAGAGCAGCCCCTCCTAGACCGTGTGCAGCACCTAGAACTGGAACTGAACCTGCTGAAGTCACAGCTGTCGGACTGGCAGCATCTGAGGACCAGCTGTGAGCAG GCCGATGCCCGCATCCAGGAGACTGTGAAACTCATGTTCTCTGAGGATCAGCACGACAGCTCCCTCGAGTGGCTGTTGCAGAAGCTTTCTTCTCGGTTCGTGAGCAAGGATGAGGTGCAGCTGCTTTTGCAGGACCTTGAGCTGAAAGTGCTGCAGAATATCACACACCACATCACAGTGACGGGACAGCCGCCGACATCTGAGGTCATCATGTCTGCCATGAACGAGGCAGGGATTTCAGGAATCACGGAAGCG CAAGTGCACATCATTGTGAACAATGCTCTGAAGCTGTACTCCCAAGACAAGACTGGGATGGTGGACTTTGCTCTGGAGTCTGGAG GTGGCAGCATCCTGAGCACTCGGTGCTCCGAGACCTATGAGACCAAGACGGCACTGCTGAGTCTGTTTGGGATCCCGCTGTGGTACTTCTCGCAGTCACCTCGTGTGGTGATCCAG CCCGACATCTACCCAGGGAATTGCTGGGCATTCAAAGGCTCTCAGGGGTATCTGGTGGTGCGGTTGTCCATGAGGATCTATCCAACCACGTTCACCATGGAGCACATTCCAAAGACGCTGTCACCCGCTGGTAACATCTCCAGTGCCCCCAGAGACTTCGCAGTCTAT GGACTGGAAACAGAGTATCAGGAAGAGGGGCAGCCTCTGGGACGGTTTACCTATGACCAGGAAGGAGACTCACTCCAGATGTTCCACACACTG GAAAGGCCTGACCAAGCCTTCCAGATAGTAGAGCTCCGGGTCCTATCCAACTGGGGCCACCCTGAGTACACCTGCCTCTACCGCTTCCGAGTCCATGGAGAACCTGTCCAGTAG
- the Sun1 gene encoding SUN domain-containing protein 1 isoform X9 yields MSRRSLRLVTTAAYSSGDSQAVDLHVSTSRATPSKEKETRTVKQRRSASKPAFSINHLSGKGVSSSASHDSSCSLRNAAVLRHPVLDESLIREQTKVDHFWGLDDDGDLKGGNKAATQGNGELAAEVTASNGYTCRDCRMLSARTDALTAQSATHGTTSRVYSRDRTLKQRGASFYLDRTLWLAKYTSSSFASFVVQLFQVVLMKLSFESETYKLKGYESRAYESQSYETKSHGSEAHLGHCGRMTAGELSRVDGESLCDDCKGKKYLETHTATHLQLPQPHRVAGAMGRLCTYTGDLLVRALHRTRAAGWSVAEAMWSMLWLAVTAPGKAASGIFWWLGSGWYQFVTLISWLNVFLLTRCLRNICKVFVLLLPLLLLLGAGLSLWGQGNFLSLLPVLNWTAMQPAQRVGEPESVHRPDPLPPSPPLKVDYEASPRPQESDMGQKVASLSVQCHNHEGRLAELTILLQKLQMRVDQVDDGREGLSLWVKDVVGQHLQEMGTTEPLGAKTDFMTFHRDHEVRLSNLEDILRKLTEKSEAIQKELEESKLRAGSRAEEQPLLDRVQHLELELNLLKSQLSDWQHLRTSCEQADARIQETVKLMFSEDQHDSSLEWLLQKLSSRFVSKDEVQLLLQDLELKVLQNITHHITVTGQPPTSEVIMSAMNEAGISGITEAQVHIIVNNALKLYSQDKTGMVDFALESGGGSILSTRCSETYETKTALLSLFGIPLWYFSQSPRVVIQPDIYPGNCWAFKGSQGYLVVRLSMRIYPTTFTMEHIPKTLSPAGNISSAPRDFAVYGLETEYQEEGQPLGRFTYDQEGDSLQMFHTLERPDQAFQIVELRVLSNWGHPEYTCLYRFRVHGEPVQ; encoded by the exons ATGTCCCGCCGCAGCTTGCGCCTGGTCACAACAGCAGCGTATAGCAGTGGGGACAGCCAGGCTGTTGACTTGCACGTCAGCACCAGCAGGGCCACCCCCTCCAAGGAGAAAGAAACCAG GACAGTCAAACAGCGCAGAAGCGCAAGCAAGCCAGCTTTTAGTATCAACCACCTGTCAGGGAAGGGAGTGTCCTCCAGCGCCAGCCATGACAGCTCTTGCAGCCTGCGGAATGCCGCGGTGCTTCGGCATCCTGTGCTAGATGAGTCTCTGATTCGCGAGCAGACCAAAGTGGACCACTTCTGGG gTCTTGACGATGATGGCGACCTTAAAG GTGGAAATAAAGCTGCCACTCAGGGAAACGGTGAACTGGCAGCCGAGGTGACAGCCAGCAATGGATACACCTGCCGTGACTGCAGGATGCTCTCAGCGCGCACTGATGCACTCACGGCCCAGTCTGCTACCCATGGGACCACCTCGAGGGTTTACTCCAGAGACAGAACTCTAAAACAGC GCGGTGCATCCTTTTACCTGGATAGGACTCTGTGGCTGGCCAAGTACACCTCCTCATCCTTTGCATCATTCGTAGTTCAACTTTTTCAAGTGGTTTTAATGAAGCTCAGTTTTGAATCAGAAACTTACAAATTGAAAGGCTATGAATCCAGAGCTTATGAATCACAAAGCTATGAGACAAAGAGCCATGGGTCAGaag CCCATCTCGGTCACTGTGGGAGGATGACTGCCGGAGAGCTTTCCAGAGTGGACGGGGAGTCCCTGT GTGATGACTGTAAGGGGAAGAAGTACCTTGAGACACACACAGCCACCCACTTGCAACTGCCCCAGCCACACAGGGTGGCAGGGGCCATGGGGCGCCTCTGCACCTACACAG GTGACCTCTTGGTTCGAGCACTACACAGGACCAGAGCTGCTGGGTGGTCTGTGGCTGAGGCCATGTGGTCGATGCTCTGGCTGGCTGTCACTGCTCCAG GGAAGGCAGCCTCTGGAATCTTCTGGTGGCTAGGGAGTGGATGGTACCAATTTGTTACTTTGATTTCTTGGCTGAATGTGTTTCTTCTTACCAG GTGCCTTCGAAATATTTGCAAGGTTTTTGTCTTGCTCCTTCCACTCCTACTTTTACTAG GTGCTGGTCTCTCCCTATGGGGTCAGGGCAACTTCCTCTCACTCCTACCAGTGCTGAACTGGACGGCCATGCAGCCAGCACAGAGGGTGGGCGAGCCCGAGAGTGTGCACAGACCTGaccctcttccccccagcccacctctgaAG GTTGATTATGAGGCTTCCCCGCGGCCTCAAGAGAGTGACATGGGACAGAAAGTAGCCTCTTTGAGTGTGCAGTGCCACAACCACGAAGGGAGACTGGCAGAGCTGACGATCCTGCTTCAGAAGCTCCAGATGCGGGTGGACCAGGTGGACGATGGCAGGGAAGGGCTGTCCCTGTGGGTCAAGGATGTAGTTGGACAGCACCTGCAGGAGATGGGCACCACAGAACCACTCGGTGCTAAG ACTGACTTCATGACTTTTCACCGTGACCATGAAGTACGTCTCTCCAACTTGGAAGATATTCTTAGAAAACTGACAGAGAAATCTGAG GCTATCCAGAAGGAGctggaagaaagcaagctgagagcAGGCAG CAGGGCTGAAGAGCAGCCCCTCCTAGACCGTGTGCAGCACCTAGAACTGGAACTGAACCTGCTGAAGTCACAGCTGTCGGACTGGCAGCATCTGAGGACCAGCTGTGAGCAG GCCGATGCCCGCATCCAGGAGACTGTGAAACTCATGTTCTCTGAGGATCAGCACGACAGCTCCCTCGAGTGGCTGTTGCAGAAGCTTTCTTCTCGGTTCGTGAGCAAGGATGAGGTGCAGCTGCTTTTGCAGGACCTTGAGCTGAAAGTGCTGCAGAATATCACACACCACATCACAGTGACGGGACAGCCGCCGACATCTGAGGTCATCATGTCTGCCATGAACGAGGCAGGGATTTCAGGAATCACGGAAGCG CAAGTGCACATCATTGTGAACAATGCTCTGAAGCTGTACTCCCAAGACAAGACTGGGATGGTGGACTTTGCTCTGGAGTCTGGAG GTGGCAGCATCCTGAGCACTCGGTGCTCCGAGACCTATGAGACCAAGACGGCACTGCTGAGTCTGTTTGGGATCCCGCTGTGGTACTTCTCGCAGTCACCTCGTGTGGTGATCCAG CCCGACATCTACCCAGGGAATTGCTGGGCATTCAAAGGCTCTCAGGGGTATCTGGTGGTGCGGTTGTCCATGAGGATCTATCCAACCACGTTCACCATGGAGCACATTCCAAAGACGCTGTCACCCGCTGGTAACATCTCCAGTGCCCCCAGAGACTTCGCAGTCTAT GGACTGGAAACAGAGTATCAGGAAGAGGGGCAGCCTCTGGGACGGTTTACCTATGACCAGGAAGGAGACTCACTCCAGATGTTCCACACACTG GAAAGGCCTGACCAAGCCTTCCAGATAGTAGAGCTCCGGGTCCTATCCAACTGGGGCCACCCTGAGTACACCTGCCTCTACCGCTTCCGAGTCCATGGAGAACCTGTCCAGTAG